One region of Octopus sinensis linkage group LG30, ASM634580v1, whole genome shotgun sequence genomic DNA includes:
- the LOC115226787 gene encoding zinc finger protein 98-like yields the protein MEKSEKIKELIFPEDKEKGTQKLSHKCDVCKKYFSQKSSLNAHKRIHRGEKPHHCDICGNSFRRNYTLTVHKRNHRGEKPYHCDICGKSFSRNYNLTIHKRIHTGEKPFHCDVCGKSFSRSGILVSHKRFHTGEKPFRCDICGKSFFRESSLTTHKYIHTGEKPYPCDVCGIPFSGRRASYSHICVHTKEKTISLWHL from the coding sequence atggaaaagagtgagaaaataaAGGAACTGATTTTTcctgaagataaagaaaaagggaCACAAAAATTGTCGCATAAGTGTGATGTGTGTAAAAAGTATTTCTCTCAAAAGAGCAGCTTGAAtgcgcacaaacgtattcatagagGAGAGAAGCCCCatcactgtgacatttgtggtaactCATTCCGTCGAAATTATACCTTGACTGTACACAAACGTAATCATagaggagagaagccttatcattgtgacatctgtggtaaatcattctctcgaaattatAACTTGactattcacaaacgtattcatacaggggagaagccttttcactgtgatgtctgtggtaaatcattctctcgcagTGGCATCTTAGTTTCTCACAAGCGTTTCCATACGggggagaagccatttcgctgtgacatctgtggtaaatcattctttcggGAAAGTAGCTtgaccacacacaaatatattcatacaggagagaagccatatccctgtgatgtctgtggtataCCATTCTCTGGTCGAAGGGCTTCGTATTCTCACATATGTGTTCATACAAAGGAAAAAACGATTTCGCTGTggcatctgtga
- the LOC118768548 gene encoding gastrula zinc finger protein XlCGF49.1-like has protein sequence MSFSVQSILKSHKRVHTGEKPFHCDVCSKSFSQRSALTTHVRVHTGEKPYCCDICNKSFSFKNSVINHKRIHTGETPYHCDFCDKSFSQKGVLTGHKRIHTGEKPYRCDICGKLFSRTSSLTTHKRIHTGEKPYSCDICGKSFTQRGNLTSHKRVHQGKKQSH, from the coding sequence atgtCATTCTCTGTCCAAagtattttaaaatctcacaaacgtgttcatacaggagagaagccttttcactgtgatgtctgtagtaaatcattctctcagaggaGTGCTTTAACTACCCAcgtacgtgttcatacaggagagaaaccatattgctgTGACATTTGTAACAAATCTTTCTCATTCAAAAATAGCGTGATtaatcacaaacgcattcatacaggagaaacaccatatcactgtgacttttgtgacaaatcattctctcaaaagggTGTCTTAActggacacaaacgtattcatacaggagagaagccctatcgctgtgatatctgtggcaaattgTTCTCCAGAACTAGTTCTttgactacacacaaacgtattcatactggagagaagccatattcttgtgatatctgtggtaaatcattcactcaacgTGGCaacttaacttctcacaaacgtgttcatcagGGGAAGAAGCAATCCCACTGA